One part of the Arachidicoccus terrestris genome encodes these proteins:
- a CDS encoding chloride channel protein: protein MRKEVLTINYAKLIVASLAVGLASTLLADSLKRITAYYEEGILDKAHGFPWIFIILPSIGITLIYFLRKYAFKNKQNKGIKEIYHTIEERRNELPAYKIPSHYINGFLTVIFGGSTGVEVSTVVATATVGAVARKKASVAKAHKTELICAGVAAGIATLFGSPLAGLLFSVEVIARRVSKTILLSCFCSIFVSWLFMSLVENEMLFKQLSVSGWEMRAIPFLLILSAIAGLLAVYFTKSVIFIKEKFGGISNNFIRVNLGAVLVGLAILAFPQLYGDSYHAFPELLSRIEERSFSIPFALTILCISLLKPLVASLTLGAGGDGGVFAPSIIGGAVFGMFVALVSNQLFGLHLSPLNFALIGGGAMLSAAIHAPLTSVFLTCNLVNNGFELFIPMLVGCFVAKYTAKLVCSYTVYSYKGKKTKPKELPDPEMHLAG from the coding sequence ATGCGCAAAGAAGTACTTACCATCAATTATGCAAAACTCATTGTAGCTTCACTGGCAGTTGGACTGGCTTCTACCCTTCTTGCGGATTCTTTAAAGCGAATTACGGCTTATTACGAAGAAGGTATTCTGGACAAAGCGCATGGCTTCCCATGGATATTTATTATTCTGCCATCAATCGGGATCACTTTGATTTATTTTTTGCGTAAATACGCCTTTAAGAATAAACAAAATAAAGGGATCAAAGAAATCTATCATACGATTGAAGAGAGACGCAACGAGCTGCCTGCTTATAAGATACCCTCTCACTATATTAATGGCTTCTTAACAGTTATTTTTGGGGGTTCTACTGGTGTGGAAGTGTCTACTGTAGTCGCTACTGCAACTGTAGGCGCTGTTGCCAGAAAAAAAGCATCTGTCGCCAAAGCGCATAAGACGGAACTGATCTGCGCAGGTGTGGCTGCCGGTATTGCCACGCTGTTTGGAAGCCCCCTGGCCGGCTTGTTGTTTTCTGTTGAGGTTATTGCCCGGCGGGTATCTAAGACGATACTGCTGAGTTGCTTTTGCTCCATTTTTGTGTCCTGGCTTTTTATGTCCCTGGTAGAAAATGAAATGCTGTTCAAGCAGCTTTCTGTCTCTGGATGGGAAATGCGTGCCATCCCATTTTTGCTGATATTAAGCGCCATCGCAGGGCTGTTGGCGGTTTATTTTACTAAATCTGTCATATTTATTAAGGAAAAGTTCGGAGGTATCAGTAATAATTTTATCCGTGTAAACTTGGGAGCCGTTCTTGTCGGACTGGCTATCCTCGCATTCCCGCAGCTCTACGGAGACTCTTATCATGCATTTCCAGAGCTGCTTTCACGTATTGAGGAGCGATCATTTTCTATCCCCTTTGCACTGACCATTCTTTGTATTTCCTTGCTCAAACCTCTGGTGGCCTCATTAACACTGGGAGCTGGCGGAGACGGCGGTGTGTTTGCGCCTTCGATTATTGGGGGGGCCGTATTCGGAATGTTTGTCGCTTTGGTAAGCAATCAGCTTTTTGGCCTTCATTTAAGCCCTTTGAATTTTGCTTTAATTGGTGGTGGTGCGATGTTGAGTGCAGCGATCCACGCACCGTTGACCTCGGTATTTTTAACCTGTAACCTGGTTAATAACGGCTTTGAATTATTTATACCTATGCTGGTAGGGTGTTTTGTGGCTAAATACACGGCTAAGCTGGTATGCAGTTATACTGTTTATAGCTATAAAGGAAAGAAAACGAAACCAAAAGAATTGCCCGATCCTGAGATGCATTTGGCCGGGTAG
- a CDS encoding OsmC family protein, with amino-acid sequence MKRSATAVWKGSIKEGSGVLTTDSKTLDNTQYSFKSRFESGTGTNPEELIGAAHAGCFAMALSLQLGQAGFTPSSLEATATVTMDTDKLEITHSDIVLKAKVPSITDDQFQQIAAGAKAGCPISKLLKAEISLQATLIP; translated from the coding sequence ATGAAACGTTCCGCTACGGCCGTCTGGAAAGGGTCTATCAAAGAAGGATCCGGCGTTCTTACCACAGACAGCAAAACCTTAGACAATACACAATATTCCTTTAAGTCCCGTTTTGAATCGGGCACGGGTACCAATCCGGAAGAGCTGATCGGAGCGGCCCATGCTGGCTGCTTTGCCATGGCGCTAAGTCTTCAGTTAGGCCAGGCAGGGTTCACGCCATCTTCACTGGAGGCGACGGCCACCGTGACGATGGACACGGATAAACTGGAAATCACCCATTCTGATATTGTTCTGAAGGCAAAAGTTCCATCCATTACCGATGATCAGTTTCAGCAAATTGCAGCTGGCGCTAAGGCGGGCTGCCCCATCAGCAAATTATTAAAAGCAGAGATCAGCCTGCAGGCTACACTGATTCCATAA
- a CDS encoding helix-turn-helix domain-containing protein: MIKRTLQYTFSLLNVDYVQLTSKWNYRNILSPYYRIYYIDGGEGEISDFLQTVKLEPGFLYMIPSFTMCNLCCKNDLSQFFVQFFEESTHGISMFANNRSVFKIKATALDVQLFNQLLAINPGRGINRSDNPMVYEKDIYYNEYQELNNKQSLNTYLETQGILMQVISRFLNLNTTLSHNAQVIPIKIIQSLNYILANLRLELSVTQLAARAHQNVDYFSRQFKKYTGMRPIAYINEKRIERAQYLMATSRMRLSEICDETGFENLSYFSNTFKKLTGMSPSDYKKQLQSARC, from the coding sequence ATGATTAAACGTACGCTACAATATACATTTTCGCTGCTCAACGTTGATTATGTACAGTTGACATCCAAATGGAATTACCGTAACATACTGAGCCCCTATTATAGAATCTATTATATAGACGGTGGTGAGGGAGAAATCTCAGATTTTTTGCAGACGGTGAAGTTGGAACCAGGGTTTCTATATATGATTCCAAGTTTCACGATGTGTAATCTTTGTTGCAAAAACGACCTTAGTCAATTTTTTGTCCAGTTCTTTGAAGAATCCACGCATGGAATATCCATGTTCGCGAATAACAGGTCAGTTTTTAAAATAAAAGCGACAGCGTTAGATGTACAATTATTTAATCAGTTACTAGCCATTAATCCAGGAAGGGGTATCAACCGGTCCGATAACCCTATGGTATATGAGAAGGATATTTATTATAATGAATACCAGGAGCTGAATAACAAACAAAGCCTCAATACCTATTTAGAGACCCAGGGTATCTTGATGCAAGTAATATCCAGGTTCCTAAACCTGAATACAACATTAAGTCATAATGCTCAGGTCATTCCCATCAAAATTATCCAATCCCTGAACTATATATTAGCTAATCTGCGGTTGGAGCTATCTGTTACACAGCTGGCAGCCAGAGCACATCAGAACGTCGATTATTTTTCAAGACAATTTAAAAAATATACAGGGATGCGGCCCATTGCTTATATAAATGAAAAACGTATAGAAAGAGCCCAGTACCTGATGGCTACCAGCCGGATGAGGTTATCTGAAATCTGCGATGAAACCGGGTTTGAGAACCTCTCCTATTTTTCTAATACGTTTAAAAAATTAACTGGTATGTCTCCAAGTGATTACAAAAAGCAGTTACAGTCAGCCAGGTGCTGA
- a CDS encoding mannose-1-phosphate guanylyltransferase, whose amino-acid sequence MATNIYTVIMAGGIGSRFWPSSRTARPKQFIDILGTGQSLMQMTWDRARHFSAPEQILVLTNQLYEGLVADHLPEILKKNILTEPSRNNTAPCIAYAAFKLYKKDPDAIMVILPSDHLILKESEYEEKIRTAISFVKDKEALLTLGIQPTRPDTGYGYIQFEKKADNDKVLPVQSFKEKPDLRTAQSYLDSGSYLWNAGIFIWKAGDVINGFKKFQPELYALFASGMDLYNTDQEAAFIQQHYKEAPKISIDYALMEKANNVYTVPADIGWSDLGTWASLWDIKEKDEQNNVLISQDRIILTGTDGCIISKEPEKLAVIDGLSDYIVIDQKDVLLIYPKSKEQQIKNVIARLEQDSEANRYL is encoded by the coding sequence TTGGCAACAAATATTTATACAGTTATTATGGCCGGCGGTATCGGCAGCCGATTTTGGCCCAGCAGCCGCACAGCCAGGCCCAAACAATTTATTGACATATTGGGCACTGGCCAATCGCTTATGCAAATGACTTGGGATAGAGCCAGGCACTTTTCGGCACCGGAGCAAATCCTGGTATTGACCAACCAGCTCTACGAGGGATTAGTAGCAGATCATCTTCCTGAAATCCTGAAAAAAAATATTCTTACAGAGCCTTCCAGAAATAATACAGCGCCCTGTATTGCTTATGCGGCTTTCAAACTTTATAAGAAGGACCCCGACGCTATCATGGTCATCCTGCCTTCTGATCACCTCATTTTGAAGGAATCCGAGTATGAAGAGAAGATCAGAACAGCCATATCTTTTGTAAAAGATAAGGAAGCCCTACTGACACTGGGCATTCAACCAACGCGCCCCGATACCGGATACGGATACATCCAGTTTGAGAAGAAGGCCGACAACGACAAAGTACTGCCGGTCCAGTCTTTCAAAGAGAAGCCGGACCTCCGTACTGCACAGTCCTATCTAGATAGCGGTTCCTATCTCTGGAATGCGGGAATCTTTATCTGGAAGGCCGGGGATGTCATCAATGGATTTAAAAAGTTCCAGCCGGAACTATATGCACTGTTCGCAAGTGGTATGGATCTGTATAATACGGACCAGGAAGCGGCATTTATTCAGCAGCATTACAAAGAAGCGCCCAAGATATCAATCGATTATGCATTAATGGAAAAAGCCAATAATGTCTATACGGTACCAGCCGATATTGGTTGGAGTGATCTGGGCACCTGGGCTTCCCTTTGGGATATTAAAGAAAAGGATGAACAAAACAATGTACTGATTTCACAGGATCGTATTATACTCACCGGGACCGATGGTTGTATCATCTCGAAGGAACCGGAAAAGCTAGCTGTAATAGATGGCCTCTCTGACTATATTGTGATAGATCAAAAAGATGTGCTTTTAATTTATCCCAAAAGCAAGGAACAACAAATTAAAAATGTAATTGCCAGGTTGGAGCAAGATAGCGAAGCTAACAGGTATTTGTGA
- a CDS encoding ClpP family protease, which translates to MNTHYKSPYIIRQEDDDENEPDIKPGAGEEQKSSLLLKKQEQLFLEKRSVYLWGMVDDKSARDIVNKLLILEADKPGEEIKFFINSPGGVVTSGMVIYDTIEMISSPVSTICMGLAASMGSILLSVGAKGRRFVYPHGEIMIHQPSIGGYFQATSADIEIQAEQIEKTKLMGAQLLAKNCGKTVEQVLKDFDRDFYMDAEQAVTYGIVDAVLEKL; encoded by the coding sequence ATGAATACACATTATAAATCTCCCTATATTATACGTCAAGAAGATGATGATGAAAATGAGCCAGACATAAAACCCGGTGCCGGCGAAGAACAGAAATCCTCTTTGCTGCTCAAAAAACAGGAACAACTTTTCCTGGAGAAAAGATCGGTCTATCTCTGGGGCATGGTAGATGACAAATCTGCCCGTGACATTGTCAACAAACTGCTCATTCTGGAAGCCGATAAACCAGGTGAGGAAATCAAGTTTTTTATAAACAGTCCGGGAGGTGTCGTGACCAGTGGTATGGTTATTTACGATACGATTGAAATGATCTCATCTCCTGTCAGCACAATCTGCATGGGGCTGGCTGCCTCAATGGGGTCTATACTGCTCAGTGTAGGAGCCAAAGGGAGGCGTTTTGTCTATCCCCACGGTGAGATTATGATTCATCAGCCCAGTATCGGCGGCTATTTTCAGGCAACTTCAGCAGATATTGAGATACAGGCCGAACAAATTGAAAAAACCAAGCTCATGGGTGCGCAGCTACTCGCCAAAAATTGTGGCAAAACCGTTGAGCAAGTACTAAAAGACTTTGACAGAGATTTCTATATGGACGCAGAGCAAGCTGTTACCTATGGCATTGTAGACGCGGTACTAGAAAAATTATAA
- a CDS encoding type B 50S ribosomal protein L31, producing the protein MKKGIHPENYRFVVFRDMSNGVEFLSKSTAASSETTEFEGVEYPVIKLEISNTSHPFYTGKNVLVDTAGRIDKFNKRYGKKK; encoded by the coding sequence ATGAAAAAAGGTATCCATCCCGAAAATTACCGTTTTGTCGTATTCAGAGACATGAGTAACGGTGTTGAATTTTTATCTAAATCAACGGCTGCCTCCAGCGAAACCACAGAATTTGAAGGTGTGGAGTATCCAGTAATCAAACTGGAAATTTCAAATACATCTCACCCTTTTTATACTGGTAAAAACGTATTGGTTGACACCGCCGGTCGTATCGATAAATTCAACAAACGTTACGGTAAGAAAAAATAA
- the clpX gene encoding ATP-dependent Clp protease ATP-binding subunit ClpX encodes MAKNLHTHCSFCGRPREEVKMLISGIDADICDQCIQNAGEIIEQEFEFEKTHQGQNTPGSNDAKLELKTPIEIKKFLDQYVIGQEDAKKILSVAVYNHYKRVTQKVQNDDIEIEKSNIIMIGETGTGKTLLAKSIAKMLNVPFAIVDATVFTEAGYVGEDIESMLSRLLQNCNYDVPSAERGIVYIDEIDKIARKNDNPSITRDVSGEGVQQGLLKMLEGTEALVPPQGGRKHPEQKMVKIRTQNILFICGGAFDGIDRIIARRVNTNAIGFNVNKEQQEEQKKNLLQFVNPQDLKSFGLIPELLGRLPVVTHLDPLDKATLRSILTEPKNSLIKQYTRLFDMEGVKLVVEKEALDFITEKALEFKLGARGLRSICESILTEAMFEIPGTNKKKFTVTLDYARQQFNISKLGSMKVA; translated from the coding sequence ATGGCTAAAAACTTACATACACACTGTTCATTTTGTGGCAGGCCCAGAGAGGAAGTAAAGATGTTGATTTCTGGTATCGATGCAGATATCTGTGACCAATGCATTCAGAATGCGGGAGAGATCATTGAGCAGGAATTTGAATTTGAAAAAACGCACCAAGGGCAAAACACGCCAGGTAGCAATGACGCCAAACTAGAGCTTAAGACGCCTATTGAGATCAAGAAGTTTCTGGATCAATATGTAATTGGTCAGGAAGATGCGAAAAAAATCCTGTCCGTGGCTGTCTACAATCACTACAAACGCGTGACACAAAAAGTTCAAAATGATGATATTGAAATTGAGAAAAGCAATATTATCATGATTGGAGAGACCGGTACAGGAAAAACACTGCTGGCCAAGAGCATCGCCAAGATGCTAAATGTCCCGTTTGCAATTGTAGATGCAACCGTATTTACCGAGGCAGGTTATGTCGGTGAAGATATTGAAAGCATGCTGTCCCGTCTTCTGCAGAACTGCAATTATGACGTTCCATCTGCTGAAAGGGGGATTGTTTATATTGATGAGATCGATAAGATTGCCCGTAAAAATGATAATCCTTCAATCACTCGTGACGTCAGCGGTGAAGGTGTGCAACAAGGCCTGCTGAAAATGTTAGAAGGTACTGAAGCGCTGGTACCTCCTCAAGGAGGCAGAAAGCACCCCGAACAGAAAATGGTTAAGATCCGGACCCAGAACATTCTATTTATCTGTGGCGGGGCATTTGATGGCATTGACAGAATCATTGCCAGAAGAGTCAATACTAACGCCATTGGTTTCAATGTAAATAAAGAGCAGCAGGAAGAACAAAAGAAGAACTTATTACAGTTCGTTAATCCGCAGGACTTAAAGTCTTTTGGCTTGATTCCGGAACTGTTGGGGCGTCTACCGGTAGTTACACACCTGGACCCGTTGGATAAGGCGACCTTACGTTCAATTCTTACAGAACCTAAAAACAGCTTAATTAAGCAATATACCCGTCTGTTTGATATGGAAGGAGTGAAGTTGGTTGTTGAGAAAGAGGCGTTGGATTTTATTACAGAGAAAGCACTCGAATTTAAGTTGGGAGCCCGTGGCCTGAGAAGCATCTGTGAAAGTATTTTAACCGAAGCTATGTTTGAAATTCCGGGAACTAACAAGAAAAAATTCACCGTAACGCTGGATTATGCCAGGCAGCAATTTAATATTAGCAAATTAGGCTCTATGAAAGTAGCTTAA
- a CDS encoding aldo/keto reductase, which yields MKYQLLGRSGLKVSELCLGTMGFGTAAGWGADLADSFAIMDKFAKAGGNFIDTANIYKLGESESIIGKYFANEQVDRDYFVLATKYSLKDNETNPNASGNNRKNLMRSVEGSLKRLGTDFIDLLYLHIWDDLTPIEEVMRGLDDLIRQGKVNYVAISDTPAWVVAKGNTYAELMGWSQFVALQVEYSLLQRSPERDLIPMARHFEMSLLPWAPLAGGALTGKYLKGDPGRIKPDSKRLNENSVRITKEVMDIADKYGVPASSVALAWVRQQYQKCIPIAGATKMDQLAENLQSLELELEPAFLQRLNDASQIELGFPGEFFQEAGVRKNNFGGFYDQIIKR from the coding sequence ATGAAATATCAATTATTAGGCAGGTCGGGGCTTAAAGTATCTGAGCTTTGCCTGGGAACCATGGGATTTGGAACTGCGGCCGGATGGGGAGCTGACCTGGCGGATTCCTTTGCCATTATGGACAAGTTTGCGAAAGCTGGCGGTAATTTCATTGATACCGCCAATATTTATAAGTTAGGGGAGAGTGAGTCGATTATTGGTAAATATTTTGCCAACGAGCAAGTAGATCGTGATTATTTTGTCCTGGCCACCAAATATAGTCTAAAAGATAATGAAACCAACCCGAACGCCAGCGGTAACAATCGCAAAAATCTGATGCGCAGTGTGGAAGGCAGTCTAAAACGGTTGGGTACGGATTTCATAGATCTGCTTTATTTGCATATTTGGGATGATCTGACACCTATTGAAGAGGTTATGCGTGGCCTGGATGATCTGATCCGCCAAGGCAAGGTGAACTATGTAGCTATCAGTGACACACCGGCGTGGGTCGTAGCGAAAGGCAATACGTATGCTGAGCTCATGGGCTGGAGTCAGTTTGTCGCATTACAGGTGGAATACAGCCTGCTGCAACGTAGCCCTGAAAGAGATCTGATTCCCATGGCCAGGCATTTTGAAATGAGCCTCTTACCCTGGGCGCCACTGGCAGGTGGTGCGCTGACCGGTAAATACCTGAAAGGAGACCCGGGCAGGATTAAACCGGACAGTAAAAGGCTCAATGAAAATAGCGTAAGAATTACCAAAGAAGTCATGGATATTGCTGATAAATATGGTGTACCTGCATCAAGTGTCGCTCTTGCCTGGGTGAGACAACAATATCAAAAGTGTATTCCAATAGCCGGCGCCACCAAAATGGATCAACTGGCAGAAAATTTGCAATCTCTGGAACTGGAATTAGAGCCGGCCTTTCTGCAAAGGCTAAATGATGCCAGCCAGATTGAGCTGGGTTTTCCAGGCGAATTTTTCCAGGAGGCGGGTGTCCGTAAAAATAATTTTGGAGGGTTTTACGATCAGATTATCAAGAGATAG
- the ruvB gene encoding Holliday junction branch migration DNA helicase RuvB gives MSNPNLNADATELNPKDREFENTIRPKEIDEFSGQPQLVENLRIFIKAAKIRGEALDHILFHGPPGLGKTTLSRIVANELGVNIKETSGPVIEKPGDLAGLLTSLESGDVLFIDEIHRLSTVVEEYLYAAMEDFRIDIMIDSGPNARSVQLSIHPFTLVGATTRSGLLTAPLLSRFGIKSRLEYYNADTLQKIIKRSALILHTKIDDQAAAEVARRSRGTPRIANGLLRRVRDFAQVLNDGQIDLGITRHALNALNVDEDGLDDMDNRILSTIIEKFKGGPVGITTIATAVGEEPGTLEEVYEPFLIQEGFIQRTPRGREATEKAYLHLGKTPSAGPTSPKLF, from the coding sequence ATGTCTAACCCGAATTTAAACGCAGACGCCACCGAGCTGAACCCTAAGGACCGGGAATTTGAGAATACCATCCGGCCCAAAGAAATCGACGAGTTTTCCGGTCAACCGCAGCTCGTGGAGAATCTCCGCATTTTTATCAAGGCGGCAAAAATAAGAGGAGAAGCGCTGGATCACATTCTTTTTCATGGTCCTCCGGGCCTCGGCAAAACGACACTTTCCAGAATTGTGGCTAATGAACTGGGCGTAAATATCAAAGAGACTTCAGGTCCGGTGATAGAGAAACCGGGAGATCTGGCTGGATTGCTTACTAGCCTGGAATCGGGAGATGTGTTGTTTATTGATGAAATTCACCGGCTAAGTACGGTGGTAGAAGAATATCTCTATGCAGCTATGGAGGACTTTAGGATTGATATTATGATCGATTCAGGTCCGAATGCCCGCAGCGTACAATTATCGATTCATCCTTTCACGCTGGTGGGTGCTACCACACGCAGCGGTTTACTGACTGCGCCGCTGCTTTCCAGATTTGGGATTAAGAGCCGTTTGGAGTATTATAATGCAGACACGCTACAAAAGATCATCAAAAGAAGTGCCCTTATTCTCCATACAAAAATTGATGACCAGGCAGCGGCTGAAGTCGCCAGGCGTAGCCGCGGCACGCCCAGGATCGCCAATGGCCTTTTACGCAGGGTCCGGGACTTTGCACAGGTACTCAATGATGGCCAGATCGATCTTGGCATCACCCGTCATGCTTTAAACGCGTTGAATGTTGATGAGGATGGATTAGATGATATGGATAATCGTATCCTTTCAACCATTATCGAGAAATTCAAAGGCGGTCCTGTAGGGATCACTACAATTGCTACTGCTGTGGGAGAAGAGCCCGGTACGTTAGAGGAAGTCTACGAACCTTTCCTGATACAGGAAGGATTTATTCAAAGAACACCCCGGGGCAGGGAAGCGACAGAAAAGGCCTATCTCCACTTGGGCAAAACGCCGTCTGCTGGCCCCACTTCTCCAAAACTGTTTTAA
- a CDS encoding phosphoenolpyruvate carboxylase, translated as MQVSSANALSQFKNKVGIRFQLYNSLFTSLPFHRIEKTGVLLSLFLIHCEEGFKKAKSPEEIIDSFLQQYTNYPEGREQLDLLFRFIQYAERQVVLFDALEDASFDSIQDLKGQGTMRHLASEVVQQEKQDELAKKVEDFSVRLVLTAHPTQFYPGEVLGIINDLSKALVKSDTQNVNVYLQQLAKTPFLKKQKPTPFDEAMSLIWYLENVFYQASGKIIEQLKTQFPDIMENDNNALIHMGFWPGGDRDGNPFVRADTTLQVAEQLHKAILHCYYKDIRRMKRRLTFKGVEDVIAELEKNFYALLFDQNSSIQITQSGLIGTLKSIRSTVIEQHNGMFVQLIDDLIGKIQIFGVYFATLDIRQDSSQHKRLMTYLSEHELGLPAGYNELSEKERIKVHENIQDVIDPDLINDELLQDIFQSMQAAKTIQERNGEEGCNRYIISHCMTALDMMEVYGMLKMSGWQQKELKMDIVPLFETIEDLQNAAGVMEELYSNKTYRAHLSNRGNIQTIMLGFSDGTKDGGYLMANWSIYQAKEALTAISRSYDLDVVFFDGRGGPPARGGGKTHKFYASMGNKVSNKEIQLTIQGQTVSSNFGTVDSAKFNIEQLLNAGIANDILSSSRRTMTAEEEEVFKTLSEISFEAYCSLKNHPSFLDYLSYASPLRFYGATNIGSRPTKRNAAKLTLDSLRAIPFVGSWSQLKQNVTGYYGVGTALLAMEKAGRFNEVRALYKNSLFFRALIENSEMSMKKCFFPLTKFQSTHPKYGELWNMAYEEYLLSEKMVLKLTGNSELMESYPVESLSIQMRERIVLPLLTIQQYGLAKHHKLENGDRESELISVYEKLIMRCSFGIINAGRNSA; from the coding sequence ATGCAAGTCTCTTCAGCAAATGCGCTTTCTCAGTTTAAAAATAAAGTGGGCATACGCTTTCAATTGTATAACAGTCTTTTTACCTCGCTTCCTTTTCACCGGATAGAAAAAACAGGGGTTTTACTGTCTTTATTTTTGATTCACTGTGAAGAGGGATTTAAGAAAGCAAAAAGCCCGGAAGAGATCATCGATAGCTTCTTGCAGCAGTACACAAACTACCCTGAAGGAAGAGAACAATTAGATCTGCTGTTTCGCTTTATTCAGTACGCAGAAAGGCAGGTTGTATTATTTGATGCACTGGAAGATGCCTCCTTTGATTCCATCCAGGACCTGAAGGGGCAGGGGACAATGCGGCATCTGGCTTCCGAAGTTGTTCAACAGGAAAAACAAGATGAACTGGCAAAAAAAGTAGAAGATTTTTCAGTCAGACTTGTACTTACCGCTCACCCCACTCAGTTTTATCCCGGTGAGGTACTGGGAATCATTAATGACCTATCCAAAGCCCTGGTTAAAAGTGATACGCAAAATGTCAATGTTTATTTGCAACAGCTGGCCAAAACACCTTTTTTGAAAAAACAAAAACCCACACCATTTGATGAGGCCATGAGCCTGATCTGGTATTTGGAAAACGTGTTCTACCAGGCGAGCGGCAAGATCATTGAACAACTTAAAACTCAGTTTCCCGATATCATGGAAAATGATAACAATGCATTGATCCATATGGGGTTCTGGCCAGGAGGCGACAGAGACGGCAATCCGTTTGTAAGAGCGGACACGACACTACAGGTGGCAGAGCAATTACACAAAGCCATTCTACATTGTTATTATAAAGATATTCGTCGCATGAAACGGCGCCTGACCTTTAAAGGTGTAGAAGATGTTATCGCCGAGCTGGAGAAGAACTTTTATGCTTTACTTTTTGACCAGAATAGCTCAATTCAAATTACACAGAGTGGCTTGATAGGTACATTAAAATCTATTCGCAGTACAGTTATTGAGCAACATAACGGCATGTTTGTTCAACTCATTGATGACTTGATCGGCAAGATCCAGATCTTCGGTGTTTATTTTGCCACTCTTGATATAAGACAAGACAGCAGTCAACACAAAAGACTTATGACATACCTTAGTGAGCACGAGCTAGGGCTGCCTGCTGGCTATAATGAGCTTTCTGAAAAAGAGAGAATTAAGGTCCATGAAAATATCCAGGATGTTATTGATCCGGATCTTATCAATGATGAACTTCTTCAGGATATCTTCCAGTCCATGCAAGCAGCCAAAACCATTCAGGAGCGCAACGGTGAGGAGGGTTGTAATCGATATATCATTAGTCACTGCATGACTGCACTGGATATGATGGAAGTATACGGCATGCTTAAGATGAGCGGCTGGCAACAGAAAGAATTAAAAATGGATATTGTCCCTCTTTTTGAAACCATTGAGGATCTGCAAAATGCAGCCGGTGTTATGGAGGAACTCTATTCAAATAAAACATACAGAGCGCATTTAAGCAACAGAGGCAATATCCAGACCATAATGCTAGGGTTCTCTGACGGTACCAAGGATGGCGGTTATCTGATGGCTAACTGGTCTATTTACCAGGCCAAGGAAGCGCTCACGGCCATCTCTCGCAGCTATGATCTTGATGTTGTCTTCTTTGACGGACGCGGCGGTCCTCCGGCAAGGGGCGGCGGCAAGACCCATAAATTCTATGCATCAATGGGTAACAAGGTTTCCAATAAAGAGATTCAATTAACCATTCAGGGACAAACCGTTAGTTCTAATTTCGGCACGGTGGATTCAGCGAAGTTTAATATTGAGCAGCTGTTGAATGCGGGTATTGCTAATGATATACTATCCTCTTCCAGGCGCACGATGACAGCCGAAGAAGAGGAGGTGTTTAAAACACTTTCCGAAATCAGCTTTGAAGCCTATTGTTCCTTGAAAAACCATCCTTCCTTCCTGGATTATCTGTCTTATGCCAGTCCGCTCAGGTTCTACGGTGCAACGAACATTGGTAGCCGCCCGACAAAACGAAATGCAGCAAAATTAACCTTAGATAGCCTGCGAGCCATCCCATTTGTGGGGTCCTGGAGCCAATTAAAGCAAAACGTCACCGGTTATTATGGTGTAGGAACTGCACTATTGGCCATGGAAAAAGCAGGGCGTTTTAATGAAGTCAGGGCGTTATATAAAAATTCTTTATTCTTCAGGGCACTTATTGAAAACAGTGAGATGTCCATGAAAAAATGTTTCTTCCCGTTGACAAAATTCCAATCCACGCATCCAAAATATGGAGAGCTTTGGAATATGGCCTATGAAGAATATCTGCTCTCAGAAAAGATGGTATTAAAACTTACAGGTAACTCTGAATTAATGGAAAGCTATCCAGTAGAATCATTATCCATCCAGATGCGTGAGCGAATCGTGCTTCCTCTGTTAACTATCCAGCAATATGGCCTCGCTAAACACCATAAGTTGGAAAACGGCGACAGGGAGAGCGAGCTAATCTCTGTATACGAAAAATTAATCATGCGATGCTCTTTTGGTATTATCAATGCCGGCAGAAACTCCGCCTAG